From a region of the Deinobacterium chartae genome:
- a CDS encoding DUF1697 domain-containing protein: MKSYVAFLRGINVGGINIKMADLKKAFEDLGLQRVKTVLASGNVLFESDGDDPAALKKRLEAKLSERFDYEAWVVLEELGRVRDIVDAYPFVADRDGWHAYVLLASSAASLEELARVRDELDPGVERVAPGDGVLYWEVVRSRSTESAFGKLSSKARYKSTTTVRNLKTLRKLLT, from the coding sequence GTGAAAAGCTACGTGGCGTTCCTGCGCGGCATCAACGTCGGGGGCATCAACATCAAGATGGCCGACCTGAAAAAGGCTTTCGAGGATCTCGGGCTACAGCGGGTCAAAACCGTGCTCGCCAGCGGCAACGTGCTGTTTGAGAGCGACGGCGACGACCCGGCTGCGCTCAAGAAGCGTCTCGAGGCCAAACTCTCGGAGCGCTTCGATTACGAGGCCTGGGTGGTCCTCGAGGAGCTCGGGCGGGTGCGGGACATTGTGGATGCCTACCCCTTCGTGGCGGACCGGGACGGCTGGCATGCCTACGTGCTGCTGGCCTCGAGCGCTGCGAGCCTCGAGGAGCTCGCGCGGGTGCGGGACGAACTGGACCCCGGAGTGGAGCGCGTCGCGCCGGGGGACGGCGTGCTGTACTGGGAGGTCGTGCGCAGCCGCTCGACCGAGAGCGCTTTTGGCAAGCTCAGCAGCAAGGCGCGTTACAAGTCCACCACGACCGTGCGCAATCTGAAGACGCTGCGGAAACTGCTGAC
- a CDS encoding GNAT family N-acetyltransferase produces the protein MSRLPVLSGSSVFLTRITREDALELGRYFSNLEFTTYLGGYGFTNGPEDQQAWAEGILKNDSSRVYFGVCESGSDRLVGGVELRNINARTGTATLGVAVYDPQDWGRGFGSEAVRLMVAYGMFHLNLFNIDLYVFAFNERAVRSYLGAGFRTIGRRTGSQVLGGERFDEIWMEITRPELNPADLGRLRAQIRLLGPVQD, from the coding sequence ATGTCCAGACTTCCCGTTCTCAGCGGCAGCAGCGTTTTCCTGACCCGCATCACCCGTGAAGACGCCCTTGAGCTGGGCCGCTACTTTTCCAACCTCGAGTTCACCACGTACCTGGGCGGCTACGGCTTTACCAACGGTCCCGAGGACCAGCAGGCCTGGGCCGAAGGCATCTTGAAAAACGATTCCTCGAGGGTGTATTTCGGGGTGTGCGAGTCGGGCAGCGACCGCTTGGTGGGCGGCGTGGAACTGCGCAACATCAACGCCCGCACCGGCACGGCCACGCTGGGCGTGGCGGTTTACGATCCGCAGGACTGGGGGCGCGGCTTCGGCAGCGAGGCGGTACGGCTGATGGTGGCGTACGGGATGTTCCACCTCAACCTGTTTAACATCGACCTGTACGTATTCGCCTTCAACGAGCGCGCAGTGCGCAGCTACCTTGGGGCCGGCTTTCGCACGATCGGGCGCCGGACCGGCAGCCAGGTGCTGGGCGGCGAGCGTTTCGACGAGATCTGGATGGAGATCACCCGCCCCGAGCTGAACCCGGCTGACCTGGGGCGCCTGCGCGCGCAGATCCGCCTGCTGGGCCCTGTCCAGGATTGA
- a CDS encoding aspartate aminotransferase family protein codes for MTATRPNWLALEQKYDSGVYHKHQVVMVRGEGARVWDSEGNEYIDCVGGYGVANIGHSNPEVVRAVQEQAATLMIMPQSVPNDKRAEFLEELVSVLPGNLERVFLCNSGTEAVEAAMKFAIAATGRHRFVACKRGFSGRTLGAVSLTWEPKYREPFQPLIGPVEHITFGDIEALRAAVDDQTACVLFEPVQGEGGVRPADAAFVQAAREITREKGALLILDEIQTGFGRTGKMFAMEHFGVVPDGVTLAKAMAGGVPIGAFAMTPEVADKMPAGGHGTTFGGNPLAMAAGVAAIRFMQREKLAEQAAEKGEYFMRRLREIASPKIREVRGLGLMIGVELKEKSAPYITALEHDEQVLALQATPLVVRFLPPLTISHAQIDRVVEAFARVLEQVNPREVPAAEVAEEKQTE; via the coding sequence ATGACCGCAACCCGACCCAACTGGCTGGCCCTTGAGCAGAAGTACGACAGCGGCGTCTACCACAAGCATCAGGTGGTGATGGTGCGCGGCGAAGGGGCCCGGGTGTGGGACTCCGAAGGCAACGAGTACATCGACTGCGTCGGTGGCTACGGCGTCGCCAACATCGGTCACTCCAACCCCGAGGTGGTCCGGGCCGTGCAGGAGCAGGCCGCCACCCTGATGATCATGCCGCAGTCGGTGCCCAACGACAAGCGTGCCGAGTTCCTCGAGGAACTCGTGTCGGTGCTGCCCGGAAACCTCGAGCGGGTCTTCTTGTGCAACTCGGGCACCGAGGCGGTCGAGGCGGCCATGAAGTTCGCCATCGCCGCCACCGGCCGCCACCGGTTCGTGGCCTGCAAGCGCGGCTTCTCGGGCCGCACCCTGGGTGCCGTGAGCCTCACCTGGGAGCCCAAGTACCGTGAGCCCTTCCAGCCCCTGATCGGCCCCGTGGAGCACATCACCTTCGGGGACATCGAGGCGCTGCGTGCCGCCGTGGACGATCAGACTGCCTGCGTGCTGTTCGAACCGGTGCAGGGCGAAGGCGGCGTACGCCCCGCCGACGCCGCCTTCGTGCAGGCCGCCCGCGAGATCACCCGCGAAAAGGGTGCGCTGCTGATCCTCGACGAGATCCAGACCGGCTTCGGCCGCACCGGCAAGATGTTCGCGATGGAGCACTTCGGGGTGGTGCCCGACGGCGTCACCCTGGCCAAGGCCATGGCCGGCGGCGTGCCGATCGGTGCTTTTGCCATGACCCCCGAGGTCGCCGACAAGATGCCCGCAGGCGGGCACGGCACCACCTTCGGTGGCAACCCGCTCGCCATGGCCGCCGGCGTGGCCGCCATCCGCTTCATGCAGCGCGAGAAGTTGGCCGAGCAGGCCGCCGAGAAGGGCGAGTACTTCATGCGCCGCCTGCGCGAGATCGCGAGCCCCAAGATCCGCGAGGTGCGCGGGCTGGGCCTGATGATCGGCGTGGAACTCAAGGAGAAGAGTGCCCCCTACATCACCGCCCTCGAGCACGACGAGCAGGTGCTGGCGCTGCAGGCCACCCCGCTGGTCGTGCGCTTCTTGCCGCCGCTGACCATCAGCCACGCACAGATCGACCGGGTGGTCGAGGCCTTCGCGCGGGTCCTCGAGCAGGTCAACCCCCGCGAGGTTCCCGCTGCCGAGGTTGCCGAGGAAAAACAGACCGAGTAA
- a CDS encoding ArsC/Spx/MgsR family protein: MEAQIFGIKKSSATRKAERFFKERRIRIHMVDLEVRPIAKGEVTRFAQRAGGLSGLLDTGSKSYGKLGLEFLRISEERLLELVQQNPDLLRLPLVRVGKSLVVGDDEAGWRAALEAGG, encoded by the coding sequence ATGGAAGCCCAGATTTTCGGCATCAAGAAGTCCTCCGCCACCCGCAAGGCCGAGCGCTTCTTCAAGGAACGGCGCATCCGGATCCACATGGTGGACCTCGAGGTACGTCCGATCGCCAAGGGCGAGGTAACCCGTTTCGCGCAGCGCGCCGGGGGCCTCAGCGGCCTGCTGGATACCGGCTCGAAAAGTTACGGCAAGCTTGGCCTCGAGTTCCTGCGCATCTCCGAGGAGCGCCTGCTCGAACTGGTGCAGCAGAACCCGGACCTGCTGCGCCTGCCGCTGGTACGCGTGGGCAAGTCGCTGGTGGTCGGAGACGACGAGGCCGGCTGGCGTGCGGCCCTCGAGGCAGGCGGCTGA
- a CDS encoding DUF4384 domain-containing protein, giving the protein MNKILLAGLLMLGAAPAFAAPQISPQSIIVNPIPAQVGVSVWTDKDPSGTRTPDYYPGERIRLYVSTTRDAYVYLFNVDPNGQVDLILPNRYSGGDNFVRGGTTKVFPPSNAGFTFDIATPYGVNKVLALASTTPLNLDDIARFRSGQNSGFAEVTVRTQTGLAQALSIVVNPIPQNSWITDTAYYNVAGGNVYNPAPDPYYPPQPDPYYPDPYYPDPYYDGYVVSHLGLRLYPGARLVERNDTRDAAYVKFDTGARLNDVLAYYEGEMRRLGFRTDYRRSNRGETEVRFSRGRESVRMNLQDQGRGRFYLRLVFDY; this is encoded by the coding sequence ATGAACAAAATCCTTCTGGCCGGACTGCTGATGCTGGGCGCTGCCCCAGCTTTCGCAGCCCCGCAGATTTCCCCGCAGAGCATCATCGTCAACCCCATCCCGGCACAGGTGGGCGTGAGCGTGTGGACCGACAAGGACCCCAGCGGAACCCGCACGCCCGACTACTATCCGGGCGAGCGCATCCGCCTGTACGTCTCGACCACCCGCGACGCCTACGTGTACCTGTTCAACGTGGACCCGAACGGTCAGGTGGACCTGATCTTGCCCAACCGCTACTCGGGCGGCGACAACTTCGTGCGCGGCGGAACCACCAAGGTCTTTCCGCCCTCGAATGCCGGTTTTACCTTTGACATCGCCACGCCTTACGGCGTGAACAAGGTGCTGGCCCTGGCCTCGACCACCCCGTTGAACCTCGACGACATCGCCCGTTTCCGCTCCGGTCAGAACTCGGGCTTCGCCGAGGTCACGGTGCGCACCCAGACCGGTCTGGCCCAGGCGCTCTCGATCGTGGTAAACCCGATCCCGCAGAACTCCTGGATCACCGATACCGCGTACTACAACGTCGCGGGCGGCAACGTCTACAATCCGGCTCCGGACCCGTACTACCCGCCGCAGCCCGATCCGTACTACCCGGATCCGTACTACCCGGATCCCTACTATGACGGTTACGTGGTCTCGCACCTGGGTCTGCGCCTGTACCCCGGTGCCCGGCTGGTGGAGCGCAACGACACCCGCGACGCCGCTTACGTCAAGTTCGATACCGGGGCGCGTCTGAACGACGTACTGGCCTACTACGAAGGCGAAATGCGCCGCCTGGGCTTCCGCACCGACTACCGCCGCAGCAACCGTGGCGAAACCGAAGTCCGCTTCAGCCGTGGCCGCGAATCGGTTCGCATGAACCTGCAAGACCAGGGACGCGGGCGCTTCTACCTGCGCCTCGTCTTCGATTACTGA
- a CDS encoding DUF4384 domain-containing protein → MKKTLLLAAATLATAQAAELRISPQSIVVNPVQTDLQVDVWTDRDPSGARTPEYHPGERVRLYARVNQDAYVYLFSVNSEGAVSLILPNRYQGGANLLRAGSTRVFPEQGAPYTFDIARPYGVSKILAVASKHPLDLNDIARFRDGQNTGFAEVTVKSQAGLAQALSIVVQPIAQNEWVSDTAYYTVVGSEVAPVRPTPLPTTPPAPRPQPAASMLQLSVPLRAYPGLQVLELKNQGHKSRVVFRANTSLNALYQHFDTELVHAGFRRSELRLDRDEARAEYHRGGERLELKLREKKGRFELELSDKGRGRGKR, encoded by the coding sequence ATGAAGAAGACGCTGCTGCTTGCCGCCGCCACCTTAGCTACCGCCCAGGCCGCCGAATTGCGTATCAGCCCCCAGAGCATCGTCGTCAACCCGGTGCAGACCGATTTGCAGGTGGATGTCTGGACCGACCGTGACCCCTCGGGTGCCCGTACGCCCGAGTACCACCCCGGCGAACGGGTACGGCTGTACGCGCGGGTCAACCAGGACGCCTACGTGTACCTGTTCTCGGTGAACTCGGAAGGGGCCGTCAGCCTGATCCTGCCCAACCGTTACCAGGGCGGTGCCAACCTGCTGCGTGCCGGAAGCACCCGGGTCTTTCCCGAACAGGGTGCTCCTTATACCTTCGACATCGCCCGGCCCTACGGCGTCTCAAAGATCCTTGCGGTCGCCTCCAAACATCCGCTGGACCTGAACGACATCGCCCGCTTCCGCGACGGCCAGAACACCGGTTTTGCCGAGGTGACGGTCAAGTCCCAGGCTGGACTGGCCCAGGCGCTCTCGATCGTCGTGCAGCCCATAGCGCAAAACGAGTGGGTCAGTGACACGGCCTACTACACGGTGGTCGGCAGCGAGGTCGCGCCCGTCCGCCCGACTCCGCTGCCGACCACTCCGCCTGCCCCGCGCCCGCAGCCCGCTGCGAGCATGCTGCAGCTGAGCGTGCCGCTGCGGGCTTACCCGGGCCTGCAGGTCCTCGAGCTGAAGAACCAGGGCCACAAGAGCCGGGTGGTCTTCCGGGCCAACACGAGCCTGAACGCGCTGTACCAGCACTTTGACACCGAGCTGGTGCACGCCGGTTTCCGGCGCAGCGAACTGCGCCTTGACCGTGACGAGGCCAGGGCCGAGTACCACCGGGGCGGCGAGCGCCTCGAGCTGAAGCTGCGCGAAAAGAAGGGCCGCTTCGAGCTGGAACTGTCCGACAAGGGGCGCGGACGCGGCAAGCGCTGA
- a CDS encoding DUF4384 domain-containing protein, with translation MHKTLRVTALSALMLLSGAAFAQARISPQSIIVNPVETELQVNVWTDKDPSGNGRPVYRPGERIRLHASVNRDAYVYLFSLNSAGQVDLILPNRYDDGDNFLRANTRRAFPGEGDPYTFDVAAPYGVSKVLALASLEPLDIDDIARFENGQTGFAEVTVKTQTGLAQALSIVVNPIPQESWVTDVAEYQVAAPAPAPAPNIAYVNSVPLLRLYPNALPVSQTKRGLNTTTQFETSASLRGVFNYYNSTLGRLGYRRTVRTERPNQISARYVRGNQELRVELQDLPGKRYEISFNRNR, from the coding sequence ATGCACAAGACCCTGCGAGTGACCGCACTCTCGGCACTGATGCTGCTGTCCGGTGCTGCTTTTGCCCAGGCCCGCATCTCGCCTCAGAGCATCATCGTGAACCCGGTAGAAACCGAGTTACAGGTGAACGTCTGGACCGACAAGGACCCCAGCGGCAACGGCCGCCCGGTGTACCGTCCGGGTGAGCGCATCCGCCTGCACGCCTCGGTGAACCGCGACGCCTATGTGTACCTGTTCAGCCTGAACTCGGCCGGTCAGGTGGACCTGATCTTGCCCAACCGCTACGACGATGGGGACAACTTCCTGCGGGCCAACACCCGCCGCGCGTTCCCCGGCGAGGGAGATCCGTACACCTTCGACGTAGCTGCACCGTACGGCGTTTCCAAGGTGCTGGCCCTGGCCTCGCTGGAGCCGCTGGACATCGACGACATCGCCCGCTTCGAGAACGGCCAGACCGGTTTCGCCGAGGTGACGGTCAAGACCCAGACCGGGTTGGCCCAGGCCCTCTCGATCGTCGTGAACCCGATCCCGCAAGAATCCTGGGTAACCGACGTGGCCGAGTACCAGGTGGCCGCTCCCGCTCCGGCTCCGGCTCCGAACATCGCTTACGTGAACAGCGTGCCGCTGCTGCGCCTGTACCCCAATGCCCTGCCGGTGTCGCAGACCAAGCGCGGCCTGAACACCACCACCCAGTTCGAGACCTCGGCCTCGCTGCGCGGCGTGTTCAATTACTACAACTCCACCCTGGGCCGTCTGGGTTACCGCCGCACCGTGCGCACCGAGCGCCCCAACCAGATCAGCGCGCGCTACGTGCGCGGCAACCAGGAACTGCGCGTGGAACTGCAGGACCTGCCCGGCAAGCGCTACGAGATCAGCTTTAACCGCAACCGTTAA
- a CDS encoding ABC transporter permease: MQPHPTSSQARGLFGHLRAAGAFVFRDYHLTRRYFSWHVVFSFYDVVNAATIVLIGVALGQSNLTLTLILGVVMWSFLSRLFGEIANSISYERWEGTIEYTFMAPVSRLVHLLGVSAFAGLYALVRVVIVMAALLLFTSLSVSGANLWGCLVVIIVASFSFMGLGLIAAVLPMMSTENGAQATNIIQAVFLLISGIYYPVSVLPAWLQPLSFISPATYALTACRKLLGIEGNMQGKDAVLQGASLSAVLPELGILVAFAFVTIPLGLYVFRLAERWAKRTGKLKRVG, translated from the coding sequence CTGCGGGCGGCCGGTGCCTTTGTCTTTCGCGATTATCACCTGACCCGGCGGTATTTCTCCTGGCACGTTGTCTTTTCGTTCTACGACGTGGTGAATGCCGCGACCATCGTGCTGATCGGCGTGGCCCTGGGGCAGTCCAACTTGACCCTCACCCTGATCCTGGGGGTGGTGATGTGGTCCTTTCTGTCACGGTTGTTCGGTGAGATCGCCAACTCGATCTCCTACGAGCGCTGGGAAGGTACGATCGAGTACACCTTCATGGCCCCGGTATCGCGGCTGGTGCACCTGCTCGGGGTCTCGGCCTTTGCTGGCCTGTACGCACTGGTGCGGGTCGTTATCGTGATGGCCGCGCTGCTGCTGTTCACCTCGCTCTCGGTCAGCGGTGCCAACCTGTGGGGCTGCCTGGTGGTGATCATCGTGGCGTCGTTCTCGTTCATGGGTCTCGGCCTGATCGCGGCGGTGCTGCCGATGATGAGCACCGAGAACGGAGCTCAGGCCACCAACATCATCCAGGCGGTTTTTCTGCTGATCAGCGGCATCTACTACCCGGTCAGCGTGCTGCCCGCATGGCTGCAGCCGCTCTCGTTCATCAGTCCGGCCACCTACGCGCTCACCGCCTGCCGCAAGCTGCTCGGCATCGAGGGCAACATGCAGGGCAAGGACGCGGTGCTGCAGGGTGCCTCGCTCTCGGCGGTGCTGCCCGAGCTGGGCATCCTGGTCGCTTTTGCCTTTGTCACCATCCCGCTGGGCCTGTATGTCTTCCGTCTGGCCGAGCGTTGGGCCAAGCGCACCGGCAAGCTCAAGCGCGTCGGGTAA